In the Necator americanus strain Aroian chromosome X, whole genome shotgun sequence genome, caatCTAATTTTCTATGAGTGCTGAATACTTCAAAAGATGTCAAAGGTATGTGAAATGCTGCGGTTGAACCTTCGAAAGGAGGATAGTTGAAGAGAACGAGGAAACTCACTGTGTTCTTTTCAATATGCCTCGAATTCGTTACAGTAACATGGCGAAATAATGCattacgaattttttttttaaatttaaatatgtACCGTTTCCCCAGTTATACCTACGTTCGACCTTAAACTTCTAATTTGCTCGTGTACGTGGCGGTACGAACgaaagttttgcatcattctgtgaatcagaagaaaaaaccacgTTAAGTATGTACTATACGATACGCTCGAAGCACTATTGTTTAtatttccgtctttttttattcctcctaaaatacaaataaattacAGTAATACTCAAGTAAATTCATGTATTATTTgcgaatattttttctttatttatacaACAGTAAATTATACCACACAGTAAGGGgcttgaaataaatgaaaagaagaaaaaacaacgatcATGATCCTTTTGATTTCCGTTCACTGAAAATGGTCCTTTAATAGCAGAAAATATCcttaaataatgaaatttattttactgaATTCGAATTCCTcgttctttctatttctagaGCTGATTTTCTGTTATTATGAAGATTTTCGAGATCTATTAAAATTCAACTAGAACTATATGTTAGCTGCCATAGGTAtcataagaataaaaatccagaaaaatttccgtTATAGTATCCATTCCTTTATTCTCCTATGTGAATTCTCATATAGTTGAACCCAAAATTTTTTGATCACACGATCTGTTACCTTTTGATTTGTACGAAGTTAttccagggaaaaaaaattcaaatcattCATTTCATCCTTAAATTTCACCAAGGAACTTTCTTTCCAAATAACAGTaactattatatttttctagTGATTTGTTTGTGAAGGCTTTTATGTTAATTCGCTGACTCTCAACTCCTACAAAAAATTTGATATTTctaatttgttaattttttctaaatctaaCAATTTAATACCTTTTATACACAATTTTTTGGGATGTTCCAGAAGTAATCTGGGTTcttgtaatttaaaaaaaatcgaatattaGGGAGGATTCAGCTAATAGCAGGAAAAGTTGGTACGAgacattaatttttaatcataGAATCtaaattaaattcattttgtttatcATTTGTTATTATTCTACAATCTATCATCATTTATTAGTTgttttatcatattttatttatttttaaataagatTTAAACTAATTTAGAGGGATTCGATCTTTCAGCAGCTCTTAGTTATTCTAGCTATTCTCTGCCGTATTCGAtcgaatttctggaagaaatcagAACAATTTTAACCTTATGACTAACTCACCGTACTTGTTTGCGATTGTATTTATTCATTCCAATCGTTGTTCcagaattcattcattcaactGCACCCCCGTTGCCCTTCTAAAGGACAGATGTACCGTTGAAATGGTTTTATTGCCTCACTAGAGGTGCACGTGTTCCTCTGTATGAAAATCCTTGTGGTATTGTTgtatcctacttttttttattgtgggTGACAAATGGCAAAACGTCGCCGTATTGCTTACAGATGTACTCAACGGGCGAATTTATTCACTACACTTTTGTACGTGAGATTTCCGCGAGCGTAGAGTTCAGGATCTTTCTGAGATTGTAAATATTCTTCCGGAATTCCAACATGCTGCACTCAGTGCTGATGGACGTTTCTAGGaggagtttttgaaaaaatacgtttttttttccacggcATACGAACGATTTGAACTCGTACAACTCCTTCCTCGTAAACGCTGACCTTTACACCTCATGTCGGCTGTCATATCTGTCCATCCCTCACTCCTCCCATCACTTCCAGCTTTCATCTTGTAGATTACTTATCGGCGACAAACTCGTAGTGGACTTTTCCTGCGTCGGCTTATTTATTGATATAGTCGCAACACTTTTCCGGAAGCACTTTACGATGTATGCACTTTCGTTTCATATTGGAGTGGATGTAAATGTACTCGATATCATTCTGGAAGTTtgctatccagaaaaatacaaCATTAATTAACCTTGTACAATAGATAACTGAAGTCACTgacatatatgtacataacTTTGGAGTTCATCGTCCATAATACGTGAATGGAAGCGGCCTGAATACATTACGGATCGGGATAAAAGGACTTGTTCCTGGAAGAATTTCGATCGGCGCACTGGTTAGTTGGTTATAGAAGTTTTGTTCGTGATCATATACTTTGagattctatttttttgagattcttggattttttaattcaattagatttattccaaaatttctgTACAGAATTGTCAATAATAATATCATTAACAAATTATCTCTTCATTTACATTAAGGATTTTGCTGAGAGATCCTAAATGTTTCCAGAGCTCATGCCTGTACCTGATCATTGTTATTTATTGGTGCaactatgaaaaattaaaattatttgtttcaaaTACAAACTCATTGctgatttttacttttctggATCAGTATTGTTGGATTTGATCGAAGAAAGAACTATTTGAATCgtaaaacaaacataaatgtgttgaaaatgtttgaaaattctgagacgagtaaaagtgaagaagtaaataaaaacaaatttaaaagtaaataaagtgaaaatacgCATTCATGGAGAACTCTTCACTATAGCtgatatatttctatttttttttagctttttgaaaaataacgaaaGTTAAAATGTGTATTTGCATAATGGTTTAGTAATAATagttttatattaatattattataatattagtttagtaatagtaatattatattaataattcTAATCGCAATAggaatttaatttcttctcacctgttgaaatttttcatggaaactTTTGTTATTGTACTCGAACAAAAACAGTaacagtaatagtaataataatgtaatgtttACTGTTTAAAGCTTTGTCGCTACAGTAATTTTACGAATTGATTGAGCAGTATGTTCTCAGAAATAGcttttacaataaaataacgCTACGATGAGAGAAATCACgggtttttttcgttggacCATGATATATGTACGATTCCGAACGGCTCACACTCACTGATTGTTAAAGCGAGAGATATATCGCGTAGTATAATGCTAAGCGTACACGAGTACTTTTGGATTGGCCTCAATCCTAGCGCTGAAGTTTCCTCGTATCCTCGACTGATTTTTCGATAGTCACGCTACTATGTAGTGCATATAATTAATCATGGTTGGTAGGAGATCTTTTCTTAATCATTTCTTCCCTTAAGAGTACTATGCATCCGGCCCTCCTCCTTATTTTTACTGGAATAAcctattttctggaatattcttcGATTAAATGCTAGGATCTCCGAAGGATACGGTAACACAAATAGTTCTAATTGTACTTCTCACTACATTTAAACGACTTCTCCTCTCCAAATCGTTCCGGCTATTAATTCATACATTTCTGGATAGCCTCTCCGAATCCTTAACCTCTCCACCCGCTCCTTTTCCTCATTTAAAGGTGACACGTCTTTGATCATGAATGAATCCTTCATtaattatgtaattatttCGCCCAATGGTCTCTGCGCGCTGCAGATACGTACGCACATAGATCCAGCCTATGCATTGCACAATTGCACTTCATCCAGAAGCATCCAACACAATGTCTGGAATAGATGTCAAAAGGAATGtgtttttaatgttgtttttttttctcggcgttttttttttctcttgaaaaaaaaaacacatctatATTTCTCGCCTTCGAGCACTTCCAAACTTCTTCATGTGGTGAAGATTTGACGGATTTTGTTCCATtcccagaagaaaattttgcacttttttgatcctttatcatattttttatttctactctAGTCATGTTTTTTTGTGTCAAAGAAGGATGGAAGATGAAATCCTAAAGATCAAATTTTATGGAATATCCGgaatttcatggaatttcaagaattttacGGAGTTTGCTGGTAAATTCCCCAGCAATGTAGAGGTTGAGGTGAAAAGATAACGTCAAATAGTTGAttgataagaattttttttaattacgtCCTAATTTTTCCTTAATGTCCTCGTTTTCTGGTATCAGTAGTAGAGGTCATCCTTATCTTTTAATGTTTACGCCTGCTTGATTTGAATTTACTGTTATTGTTTTgtcaaaatatttatttgggACAAAAATAGATATAAGGATTCTATGACTCGAAAGGTTTTTCATCTTCAAGATCTTCAGTTTTTCTATATCCTTAAAATCCTTCTTCTAggatatccataaaattctTTAGGAACGGGTGTCAGTAGTGTCCTTAACTAACAAGCGAGAATTAAATCGCGCATGTAAGGCTGCAAAAGAGAACCTAAAatgaactttttgaaaagtggaagattttttttgcacgcaTCCCGATTAACTTCTTCAATTCATCGGGGCGACGAGCCGATGGGGATCCTGGGACATCGGGATTCAGCTCGTCCTCGTCACTCACACAAAACACAATACTCTGTAGTACTCTCGCACTCACGCGGGGTGCGTTCGACTTCTGGTCAGAAATTGTTCATCAAAAGTACGTTGTGCTTGAATAATCGGTGATTTTTATAACTCTCGGCTACATTCCACAAATCCAGAGTTCGAACCGATGGACAACTGCCAACAATTTTGACACCACGACATTTATTATTCGTTTTTAAATGAACTTAACAATCACATTAAACTCGGACTATGAGGATAATATTCTCGTGTGATAATATTTTGATAACCTATTTAAAGTGTAACCTGCGTATTTCTAGGATCATCTACTCTTTTACAATTAATTTTGCAGGATCTATTGACTTCATCACGATTTcgctttttatctttttcttttctatcgagcacttttttaaattaatttttttagtccTATCATTTCCTTTCGTACACTAGAGGGAAACTTTGTGGAGGGTTTGCTGCTGTCCTCTTTGTTCGGTTTTCCCCTAGCATTGGTCTGAGAATGTGAATTTTTCCAGTTACCCTCTGAATACGCCTTTTTCTGATAATTCGAATCTGAAAGAGATgatatttttcgtatttttgtatttttcttgtatGATCTACAGGTTTTTTCTAgcgcttttcaaaaattccttccCATCCTAGGTGATGTAGGTGAATTCACACGGATTATGTACTTTACTCTATTCAACAACGGATATACAAcctttccataaaaaaaaatactccaacataaaattatttttttctctaccaTCTGACCTTTTTCCATTATCAGAACGGCAAATTCTCACCTGCTTTTTTGTTTCCGAAGAGCTTTGCACTTAGTGGCCGGCGAAACCAAAACATTACAGTGAGAAAGTTTGAAATGTATTCTCGTTTATGGTCCGATTAGCTTTCCAGGACCTATACGttacggaattttttttcgctgtacAATGAttcacgtatttttttttcatcgccgAGTTCCAACATAAATCCAGTAAAAAACAGGATTTATTCGGCGTATTCGCAACATACACAACGGTATTACTCGGTTCGATAGATCCATGAATTCTCTACTACAGTTTTCTTTACAACATCTAAAAGAAGAATTCTTTTTCCTATTTGTTCGGATATTTTAAATCAATCTGATCAATTCACTTTGTAAATTTGTTCACCTCTCACAAAATTTGTTATCTATCAACTGAACCATTactgagttcttttttctttccagtaaACGAAGTTCTTGGATTGGATTTAGGAGATTTaagaaatttctaataatataatgaccgtttcttcctcatcttttcttttgcttcttttttttctttgacttttCGTTGCAATTTCCTTGCAGAACATGTTTTCCAGGACTAAATTTTCGTTTTCCCAGCTGTtcacttatttctttctctaagTTAATTTGAACCGCTAACcatcaaatttggcagaaaatatgcctcttcttttttcttgagaactaTGGAACTATTTTCGTCCATAGCTTTTTTATCCTGCTTTTTTCTCCAACTTGTTCCTCTACTATGTGCATATTTTGACGAACAGCaactatttaaaataaattacacCAGAATTGCcactgatttaaaaaaaaacaaattattcgcttgttattcctttctattttaaagaaagaaaatatgataaGAGGATAATATGATAAAAGGATAATATGATAATAGGACAGTGATTGTTACATTGGTGATAAGAGtagaaaatagtttaaaaTAACTCTACTATGCTTTGTAAGACTTTTCTAgagtattcttttttctttctatctgaAACTTCTTTTTGTGCAGACATAATGGAAGTTTACACGATACTTCTCCTTTCTAAtggccattttttttcagtttggtATAGCAgcggatgtttttttctgtgtaaaGAAATTCGATGAGTTCAACATCCTTAAATATTCGTCTGTCTGTTTTGTTCGGATTCTTGacgtatttttctttcgtgttgtttttttaaaaacattattAATGAATCCTGTTCATCGTTCCTGTCTTCGTGAAGAATccgatttttatctttttcgtATTgctgtgtctttttttttacctcataGGTGAACGTATCGTAgagatttcactttttttttcagagaggTGAACGAATGTGAGGACTGCGCTCGTACCGTCGTTTATATTCCCCTGGTTTCTAACTATGAACTCATTACTACTTTACGGACTTGTTATTCGATTTACGCTCTGTCAAGTAATTGTTAACGGGGTAGGTGTTCACCTCGTCACTCATTTCCTTTTCAGAAATCGATCCAAGTTCACTTATTTAacatttatctcttttttttagtacatCCGTCAAATATTGATAATAATActatttttatataatataataatgttaCTACTGTCCAATATCTTAAAATGTACCCGTATTAATTCTTTTCAACTTCCGAAACCCTTTGAAGAACAAACTATTTTAAGGAATAGAGTACTTTATTAGGTTTTGATCATGGTGCccctgaaaaagaagaagttcagcctacaatttaattaaattagcagttaattttaattttaatttttttatgattgaACAACATCGCAGAATGTGACAGATTAGCAAAATTGCCGtaatatgatatataatataatatatgacCTACCATAGACGAAACATTAATCTGCAAAATTTATGCACTATTTTTAGTATTTGCAAGggatttttcccctttttttaaaattcgtcATCGAAAACctagaaatgttttcaaaattgaggCAAAAAAATTGCTGTGACTAGCTTCAGgataggaaaaataaaacaagatgctttttgatgattttcagGATCAACATACAACCCCAAGTTTGAAAGTTCTTGTTGCAAATAAATTTACTTCAAACAAATATGGAGAGGtactatttattaaaaatctAGCACTACTATCCTGTTACAATCCTGTTGATTAGCTCAAAATCCCTGATCTTTCCtgtgtttctgtttttcttctatcttttgttgttttttttttgctcagagCATGGCCAGATTTTGCGTAGATCAAATATATTGTATATGTTGTTTAGTTAAGATGATAGGAGAACgaatttttatgaagaaataaaatatgattttttgtCCACATCCTCAGGCCAAAAACGGGTAAATTTCGCCAgtgtttggaaaaattttcatctaaaatgtctgtttaattttatgtttttttttctatttttttacctGCCTAGGAACTATCAGAATTTGTAGGTAAATTATAGCAAGCAGgtaaatattgcaaaaatattcaaCTACTTATTTTGAAGACAAGAATAGTACCATCTGTTTCCCTAAGTGAAATATGAGTCGATTCTATTCTTGTGATCGGCGTGGGAACAGCTAGAAATCTGCATCAAGAAAATCTCATTTTGTGGAATTCGAAGAGGATTAGACGATTCTGGATGGAAAATGAAGgataatttcaattattttacaTCAAGTCATGGTGTATCAAATTAATgaacctcaaaaattttcaggtTAGGCTCAAACGGGCCCCGGCCGTTTGGGGCGATTCCGCTCCGGATTATTCGTTAGCAACACTCGGTAGTGCGCCATATCGCTACCTATACACATTACTTTTCGTTGATGATAAAATTGtaagtttaatttttaaaaattctcccATTTCCGTTGTTTTTCCTAACTGTGACGTCataataaaagattttttagaCGGGTTTCTATGAATATGATATGGTACGGGTGAAAGCAAACATTTTAAAAGTTGTAGAAGAAGCAAATACggtaaaatttagaattttcccAATGAAGGGTTGTTTTAAAACTACAGCAGGATTGATTTCAGTACTTCAATCAACTTCGTCTTGGAATAGTTGTGGTGGATGTGTTACAGACTATGCGAAGTAATCTTAGCCTTTATGGATTTCAGGAATATCGTCGTCAGCggtttgttattttatttcctacttttcttaCATATGCTTATTGCTTCAACATTCCCAGCTATTGAATATGAGTACATACAGGTTTTGTGTGGATAGTCCGGATTCACAGAGCCCAtctgaaaatcaataattcatCAAAATCCATTTCATTGATCCGATAAAATTGTGAACTGGGCTTATTTTGCACAAGTTTCCAGGATTCTTGGCTGTAAAGATGGAAACAGCTGAATAATAAATAGCCAAAAAGGACGTTTTCGAAttagaaaggagaaaattcaaaatcctaGAGATATGGGGGCCGATTGCAAAAGATCACTGGATTATCAATTAGTAGATCAAAATATTGGCCACCCCTATTTTTCCGAATGTAGGTACATAGCACCACCGGCTCATCTGAGTCATTTCCGGTACTTTCCTCTTTCTCACTCTCTACTTTTGATCGCTCAATATCCATAGTAGTATTGTCTTCCAGAAACTTCCAGAGATATGCTTAGAGTTCAAAGATTTCAACTTCTATAATAGGAATTTCTTCAAGAACCCCAAGatctttggaaaaattcaccttattcttcttttgctttATCGTAATCAATTTTTGAttgctttccttatttttttcaattatttttctattccatAATCTTGGAAAGATCCTATTTTTAGTGGTTTCACTTATTTCAGCCTTCATAAACTGCCACCACATGATTTCGCTGCTTTGATCTCGTTTCGTTACGCTGGTGGTCTCGCTTTTGTCGGTGGTCTTTGTTCCGATAAGGCGGTCATGTTGTGCGGGGTAagagattttcggatattcgTAATATTCgtatttatataatatttaatatttatatgactttaatatttattagaCATGATTGATCCAAGAATTTATCCTGtactttttcagttttatccATCTTCTCCATCTGCAATGGGTTCCATATTCTTTCATGAGGTTAGTTTGATTATTGAAGTAGGAACAACTGATCCACAAAAAATCCTATTATACTGCGCAATTGTTGCTGAAAGTCGGTGTTTgtgtatatttttgtttgtggaTTCTATCCAGTAAGAGGTTGAGTTAGCAAAATAGATAGTTTCCACGAATTTCGGCGAAGAGGTCAGATGAATGCCTACAAATCCACGAATTAATCTGGAGTGAAGTGAATTCGTAGTGGAAGTACATGATGTAATTAGCTTTATGCGTTTCCTCTTATTGGTTGTATGAGTGAAGAGTTCGCTCATCGGATAAATTTAGACCTCGTGAGGGTTGAAAAGGGCTAACTCTATAAAATAATGATTAAATTTATAGCTTGActaatttttttgctcttgaTTTTGGGTGAATCCTTTCGCTTTTTGCTATCaacgaataaaaaatgaaggaatttgAAGCGTATTGTAAAGGATccctcatttatttatttgtatttttatttgtagcCAGTCGAAGACCACGTCCATAgcctggtttttttgaaatctcgaccgtttatttatttatttagttgtttttatttctattttatttttttggttattgattttttaaataccATAGGTGTGTCATAAACGAGAAGTATGTAGAAAAGCCAGAGCTCTTATCACTTCACTAAAATTGAATATAGATCAAATTTTGcccatttttttccggattttttcGTGCTGGATTAACAATTCATGAGAAATTTCATTCCAGGTCGCTCATTTAGTTGGTGTACCTCATCGTCCTGCCAATTATACATTATATGTATCGAATTGTGCATGTAGGAGGACTAAGAGCAGTCCAAACGGATGTCTTCGTATCCCGTGAGTTCCTACGTCCTAGTACAATTCTCACTCAATGAGGTTATTGAGGAGAATCATCAGAGTTTTCGTGAAAATGATTACTTTATAAAGTCCAAGTAATTTTGGAATGtatgattgaaaaaaatcattatctTTTCTCTGCTTAAAAgtgatgtaaaaaaataaagttattgTATACCATACTACTattttatattgtatattaGATTAAGTACTGTATCAGTGAAGTGTATTATTGATttgtaaatattaatttttatatagAAAGATTAGTTAGTGCTGTTtagtaatataaaataaacaaggaTGTACTTCCTGACAACGGAGTCAgccaggatttttcttttcatacaaTATATCCAATATCCAATACATAACAATTTCTTCCATAATAATACTAACCGAGAACAAATAATGTTTCAAATTATTCTTAATATAGATCTGCTCCTACAGAATTGGTACCATCCCTCCTTTTTCCTCAACCTCAGTAAAGTATCTAATCACATTTTCGTACACTTACATGTTCCCTTTGCTaccatcttttgttttttttcggttttgtgctcctctttttcgaaaaaagaaatatatcgTTGTTCAAAATTATACCATCTTTACGGTAGATTTTTCAGTGGGATCATTTCAGATATACAATTATAAGgttcgctctttttttcagaaaagaaattttgaaaaattcgccACTGTACGTTTCAGTGAACCACCCATGTTAACCTCTAGacgatttttccaaaaatttcttgtACATAAATGAAACTTTCTTGCTGAAACTTCAAAGAagtgaaattaataaaaatagataaatgaaTTATAATTGATAAAATgattaaataatttataaaataataaataaatgatgaaataatgaaattgtgTGCAAATGAATCCTGGAGTCTTTTTTCCTAGTTTGTTCACATCTATACGCTAATTATTTATAGATGTCTAGCCAAATAGTCTGTCTCTAAATAGAATTGGCCATCCCTCAATCGATTATTCCATAATTTTAGTGGATTTGATCATGACTGTACTGCTCAACAATTTGTTAATGTTATGTATCAGAAGAAATGTATACGAACACAACCGATTGAGTCAATGTGAGTTCCACGTCGTTTCGGGATTgtttggatattttttgattttttcaacgaTTAGTTGTGTACTGTTACAGCAGTGAACCCATTTGTGGGAATGGGGTTACGGAACACGAGGAACAATGTGATTGTGGACTCCCGGCACAATGTGATAGTTGGAATTGCAAAGCTGAAACGTGCACTTATCAATTACATCCATCGATCCTGGTAAGTCTGGACTAGTAATGTTTAGAGAGAAATAATAGAGGaatgaaatttgagaagaaactaTGTGTAATAAACTACACGAACAAGGCTGAGGCCATATCGGACCTCcggatttattttatttttactgacAATGGAGTTCGGATAATAAAATCAAAGAGTGTAGTTGTAGGATTAATCCTTTGGACTTCGTTTTCGCCTCTCCTGCGACATTGAAAACATTTACTTGTTAACTTTTTTCAGCActtaaagataaaaaaaaaataaaattcgatTGTTCCTGCGATCTTCTGCTCCAGCACTTCCagataaaaaacaataaaattcgaaaaagtccTGGAGTGGTTGATGTTCCATGTGTCTAAGTAGACTGGAGTGAAAAGGTTAAAGGTTGACCTGAATAGTTTTCCCATAGTCAACCAACTGATTCTGGATGTTCTATGGATTTCATTTACTAGAGAAACCAATACTCTACCAAATGTCATTTGTAGTGGTTTTATCGCAGAATTCTTGTTCATTCCACtagatccttcttttttttccttctatctCCGGATCAATCGCTGTTATCtgaatgtttcatttttctccgcCATgtcaaagtctttttttttcaaccagtTGTTTCTTGCAAATCACCACATTCTATCAGGATGTGTCATGAGTACAgctgtaaaattttttttaaaatataaggaaaaaacttctaaaattcTGTGGATGTTATTGTTACTGGTTATTAAAAGACATGTAAAGGAACGAGTTGTGCTAATGAGTTGAATTTTGATCAAAACTAAGGTATTAACTAGTAATcgcctttttttaatttttacaattgttattcaattaattatttctgtcagattttttgaaacttgaTTTATTTTCACTGAGTTTGGAATTCAGGTAATTGGAAAATCTTTGGCGcttcttcttaatttccgTTCTTTCCGGATAATTAAGGAGAACTTGCGTTCTTGAGCGTTCAATCTAGTATTTCTGAGGAAGGACAACTCATTCCTAGAACTCGATTCTCGGCAACCTGTCAAAATCAGGAGGGATTTCTTGTTAGTAATCGTTTTTTCTGCGGTGTTCATATAGAGACccaattcttttttgctgACAGCATGTCGTAATAACATTCCGTTGCTTTCAAGCTGAAGTTTCTGCGGAAAAAAAGACGCTGTGTAATTTCTTggattgtttctttttccgatTCCTGGATTATATTGCTGATAGATTTTCTATTCTCATATACGAAAGACAAATCTCTGCTCTTCTCGCTTTATTCCCAAAGCATCGTTCGTTCAGTTCGGTATTTTCCCATAGAATATCCACGATTATCCATCCTGAACTATGTACTGGATACCAATGTACAATTCTCACGATGCATCTTCCAGCATAGTTTTTCCGGTGTTGTCCAGACATTTCGCCTACGAATGGCTTCAAATTGAACGAACAGATCGTCTGTGAAAGTTCCACGAAACTTGATTATTTACCGTAGCCccgatttcaaattttctgtttatttttaattttgtatgTGTCCACACTACTCGACATCTTTTTAGAGATTTATACTTTCAAAGTCTCCCAATTTCGACCCGATTTCTCAACAAGAGATCCTTTTTCGATTTCCGCAGACTTTTTTTAGCACTGGTATGTACAATGGCAAAAATTTGGCTTGTGCAAATATATCATATCCGTACTTTTCGCTCCACCTCTTCCTGTATTTGCTGGCTTACGTTTCGGATTCATTCATACTCTTGGcttgattttagaaaattttcctcctttcttttgtAGCCAGAGGAACGACTTAATATTAAATTGTGTTGCATGCGTTGCCTAGCGAGTACACGATCCGTAACTTTTCCAGTATACACATAAAAGGTCCATGTAGTAACCAGTAGCAGTAATATCTTTTCAGTTTTGTGAAGAATCGACCTTTGTCAAAATTCAGAATTGAtcgaaaatttatttgtttaaatcAGAATGTGATTGTCTTATGAAAATCCCTCGCATATggattattgattgatcattACACATATTGTTTCGTGCCACATTTATCGAGGTGATCGTTCGGCGTTTTGAGGTTTCTTCCTC is a window encoding:
- a CDS encoding hypothetical protein (NECATOR_CHRX.G26378.T1); translated protein: MNSLLLYGLVIRFTLCQVIVNGVRLKRAPAVWGDSAPDYSLATLGSAPYRYLYTLLFVDDKITGFYEYDMVRVKANILKVVEEANTYFNQLRLGIVVVDVLQTMRSNLSLYGFQEYRRQRLHKLPPHDFAALISFRYAGGLAFVGGLCSDKAVMLCGFYPSSPSAMGSIFFHEVAHLVGVPHRPANYTLYVSNCACRRTKSSPNGCLRIPGFDHDCTAQQFVNVMYQKKCIRTQPIESISEPICGNGVTEHEEQCDCGLPAQCDSWNCKAETCTYQLHPSILWASGVAFVTLFSVTLTLILLYKESMLNCFKIHKQRRESTLRHARIRALSASPYQSRKQHNYGIELNNEASPSSVAPRSSTLQRPKQPPPPPPPLKASIAVDPGTSYARQITNRDDLSWKFEDFDSDDDDTNSQKMNLSSYPGQPGVPTCPSYPSFAPINRVTVEFHGSGATMDTLCTSSGGSSSSAASL